A single genomic interval of Bacteroidales bacterium harbors:
- a CDS encoding peptidylprolyl isomerase, whose amino-acid sequence MKRLVFCLLGIALISKLSTAQNDVLLTVAGEKITKSEFIAVYNKNNVKGEVMDKKSLNEYLDLYINFKLKVKEAEEQKLDTFTSFKTELAGYRKQLAQPYLTDRQVDEYLIQEAYERMQQDIRASHILIRINKDALPEDTLAAYKKIMKIRDRILKGEAFDVVAKETSEDPSSRDREDPTSKSVIKGNGGDLGYFTVLDMIYPFENGAYNTEVGKISMPIRTDYGYHLIKVTNKRPAMGKVVVAHIFVSIPRDAKPEDLQKYKDKIFVAYNKIKDGAKYEDIASEYSDDKGSASKGGVLPGFGVNKMVPEFIDAIAELKNTGDYSAPVQTIYGWHIIKLIERKPVKSFDDEKIMLKNRILKDSRSNKSRESIINRIKNDYNFREYPETIQDFYTVVDSSVFDGKWDATKAENLTKTMFTLGNKTYTQKDFTAFLSQKQVKRNKSHIQVFVNERYETFVEESCLQYEDSKLDEKYPEFKSLMKEYRDGIMLFELTDKKVWSKAIQDTNGLKDFYEKNKTKYMWGERVDATIFTCKDDNVAKSTRKLLKNYDKGKIKDIDILKKINTDTITMLKMERKLFSKDDNPIIDNMKWEKYISDNQEIDKKIVFVMVHKVIPPEPKQIKEAKGLITADYQNYLEEEWIKQLRAKYPYQVNQAVFESILK is encoded by the coding sequence ATGAAAAGATTAGTTTTTTGTTTACTGGGAATAGCATTAATAAGCAAATTATCGACCGCACAGAATGACGTTTTACTCACAGTGGCAGGAGAAAAAATTACTAAATCAGAATTTATTGCGGTTTATAATAAAAATAATGTCAAGGGCGAAGTGATGGATAAAAAATCACTGAATGAATACCTTGATTTATATATTAATTTTAAACTAAAGGTGAAAGAAGCAGAAGAACAAAAACTGGATACCTTTACTAGTTTTAAAACAGAATTGGCAGGGTATCGCAAACAACTTGCACAACCTTATCTAACAGACAGGCAGGTTGATGAATATCTTATTCAGGAAGCTTATGAGCGTATGCAACAAGATATAAGGGCAAGCCATATTTTGATCAGGATTAATAAAGATGCATTGCCGGAAGACACACTTGCTGCATATAAAAAAATTATGAAAATTCGTGACCGGATTTTAAAAGGGGAAGCTTTTGATGTTGTTGCTAAAGAAACATCTGAAGACCCTTCGTCACGTGATCGTGAAGACCCTACTTCAAAATCAGTCATTAAAGGCAACGGTGGTGACTTGGGATATTTTACTGTACTTGATATGATTTATCCATTTGAAAACGGAGCTTACAATACCGAAGTTGGTAAAATTTCAATGCCAATACGTACGGATTACGGCTACCATTTAATAAAAGTAACCAACAAAAGGCCGGCTATGGGGAAAGTTGTTGTTGCTCATATTTTTGTCAGTATTCCCAGAGATGCTAAACCTGAAGATTTGCAAAAATATAAAGACAAAATTTTTGTAGCATATAACAAAATCAAAGATGGAGCAAAATATGAAGATATAGCAAGTGAATATTCTGATGACAAAGGTTCTGCTTCAAAAGGAGGTGTCTTACCAGGTTTTGGAGTTAACAAAATGGTGCCGGAATTCATTGATGCTATTGCCGAACTGAAAAATACTGGCGATTATTCTGCTCCTGTTCAAACCATTTATGGCTGGCATATCATAAAACTAATTGAACGTAAGCCGGTAAAATCATTTGACGATGAAAAGATCATGTTAAAAAACAGGATACTTAAAGATAGCCGTTCCAACAAAAGCCGTGAATCAATTATTAACCGAATTAAAAACGATTATAATTTCCGAGAATACCCTGAAACAATACAAGACTTCTATACGGTAGTTGATTCTTCTGTATTTGATGGAAAGTGGGATGCCACTAAAGCTGAAAACTTAACAAAAACAATGTTTACCCTCGGTAACAAAACATACACACAAAAAGATTTTACGGCTTTTTTATCTCAAAAACAGGTAAAAAGAAATAAATCACATATCCAGGTTTTTGTAAACGAACGTTATGAAACCTTTGTTGAAGAAAGCTGCCTGCAATATGAAGATAGCAAACTGGATGAAAAATATCCTGAGTTTAAATCTCTGATGAAAGAATACAGGGATGGCATTATGCTTTTTGAACTTACAGATAAAAAAGTTTGGTCAAAGGCTATTCAGGATACCAATGGGCTGAAAGATTTTTACGAAAAAAATAAAACAAAATACATGTGGGGTGAACGCGTGGATGCCACTATTTTTACTTGCAAGGATGATAATGTGGCAAAAAGCACCCGTAAATTGTTGAAAAATTACGATAAAGGAAAAATAAAGGATATTGATATCTTGAAAAAAATAAACACCGACACCATTACAATGCTAAAGATGGAAAGAAAATTATTCAGTAAAGATGATAACCCGATTATTGACAATATGAAATGGGAAAAATACATATCTGATAATCAAGAAATTGATAAAAAAATTGTGTTTGTAATGGTTCATAAAGTTATACCTCCAGAGCCGAAACAGATTAAAGAAGCTAAAGGCTTAATTACAGCCGATTACCAAAACTATCTGGAAGAAGAATGGATTAAACAACTTAGGGCGAAATATCCTTACCAGGTTAATCAGGCAGTATTTGAATCTATATTGAAATAA
- the guaB gene encoding IMP dehydrogenase, with translation MEPEADKFVGEGLTFDDVLLIPAYSEVLPKQVNVSTKFTRNIHLNIPIVSAAMDTVTESYMAIAIAQEGGIGVLHKNMPIEEQANEVRKVKRAENGMIIDPITLKKDAFVYDALELMREYKIGGIPVVDDTNKLVGIVTNRDLRFERNHGRPVSEVMTKENLITTTEFTDFEKAADILQEHKIEKLPVVDKNYKLIGLITYKDIIKIKARPNACKDSRGRLRVAAGVGITKDLFDRIDALVKAGVDAVVMDTAHGHSKGVLEAAVQFKRKYPDIDLVLGNIATAEAALDLVKAGADAVKVGIGPGSICTTRVIAGVGVPQLSAINSVAKALEGTGVPLIGDGGIRFSGDMTKALAAGAHSVMLGSLLAGVEESPGETIIFEGRKFKIYRGMGSIEAMQKGSKDRYFQDEVEDLSKLVPEGIVGRVPYKGTLSEVIHQMVGGLKAGMGYCGAENIKKLQQAKFIKITSASVDESHPHDVIITREAPNYSRK, from the coding sequence ATGGAACCGGAAGCAGATAAATTTGTTGGAGAAGGCCTCACATTTGATGACGTCTTGCTCATTCCTGCTTATTCAGAAGTTCTCCCTAAGCAGGTTAATGTTTCTACAAAATTTACCCGTAACATACACTTGAACATACCCATTGTGTCTGCTGCTATGGATACTGTAACTGAGTCGTATATGGCCATTGCCATTGCTCAGGAAGGTGGTATTGGGGTTCTTCATAAAAATATGCCTATTGAGGAGCAGGCCAATGAAGTTCGAAAAGTGAAACGTGCTGAAAACGGCATGATAATAGACCCGATTACTTTAAAAAAAGATGCATTTGTTTATGATGCCCTTGAATTAATGCGCGAATATAAAATTGGCGGTATTCCTGTGGTTGATGATACCAATAAACTTGTAGGCATTGTTACTAACAGGGATTTGCGTTTCGAAAGAAATCACGGCCGCCCGGTATCGGAAGTAATGACCAAAGAAAACCTGATTACTACCACTGAGTTTACGGATTTTGAAAAAGCTGCTGACATTCTTCAGGAACACAAAATAGAAAAATTACCTGTTGTTGACAAGAATTACAAGTTGATTGGGCTGATAACTTATAAAGATATTATTAAAATTAAAGCCAGGCCAAATGCTTGTAAAGATTCAAGAGGTCGCTTACGTGTAGCAGCAGGAGTAGGTATCACAAAAGATTTGTTTGACCGTATTGATGCCCTTGTTAAGGCAGGTGTTGATGCTGTAGTGATGGATACGGCACACGGACATTCGAAAGGAGTTTTAGAAGCTGCTGTACAATTTAAAAGAAAATATCCTGATATTGACCTCGTGCTTGGGAATATAGCTACTGCTGAGGCCGCTCTTGACTTGGTAAAAGCCGGTGCAGATGCCGTAAAAGTTGGAATTGGCCCTGGGTCTATATGTACAACAAGGGTTATCGCAGGTGTAGGTGTTCCCCAATTGTCAGCTATTAATTCAGTAGCTAAAGCTTTAGAAGGTACGGGAGTGCCTTTAATTGGAGATGGAGGCATACGTTTCAGCGGAGATATGACAAAAGCCCTGGCTGCAGGGGCTCATAGTGTAATGCTGGGCTCATTGCTGGCTGGTGTCGAGGAATCTCCGGGGGAAACTATTATTTTTGAAGGAAGAAAGTTTAAGATCTATCGAGGGATGGGTTCTATTGAAGCAATGCAAAAAGGCTCAAAGGACAGATATTTTCAGGATGAGGTTGAGGATTTAAGTAAATTGGTGCCCGAAGGGATTGTTGGCAGAGTTCCATACAAAGGTACTTTGTCAGAGGTCATTCACCAAATGGTAGGCGGGTTGAAAGCAGGAATGGGTTATTGCGGCGCTGAAAATATTAAAAAACTGCAACAAGCAAAGTTTATTAAAATAACTTCTGCAAGTGTTGACGAAAGCCACCCTCACGATGTGATAATAACCAGGGAGGCCCCCAATTATAGTAGAAAATAA
- a CDS encoding AAA family ATPase, whose translation MTQFKSDVEAMEALVEKYKAVKSETAKVIIGQDEVIRNIIISIFSNGHALLIGVPGLAKTLMINTIAQALGLNYSRIQFTPDLMPSDIIGSEILDEERKFRFIKGPVFANIILADEINRTPPKTQSALLEAMQEKAVTVAGKTFKLDEPFFVLATQNPIEQEGTYPLPEAQLDRFMFNIWLDYPSFEQEINIVKSTTTNYKPSVNVVLKADEILEFQSIIRKIPVPDNVYNYAIKLATITRPNTNIAHPWANNYISWGAGPRASQYLIIGAKCSAALNGKFSPDIEDVHQVARQVLRHRIVKNYKAEAEGISADTIIEELIK comes from the coding sequence ATGACTCAATTTAAATCGGATGTAGAAGCTATGGAAGCGCTTGTTGAGAAATACAAAGCAGTAAAATCTGAAACTGCCAAAGTAATTATTGGGCAGGATGAGGTCATCAGAAATATCATCATTTCTATTTTCAGTAACGGTCATGCGTTATTGATTGGGGTTCCCGGCTTGGCAAAAACACTTATGATTAATACCATTGCCCAGGCTCTGGGACTGAATTATTCAAGGATACAGTTTACTCCTGATTTGATGCCTTCAGATATTATTGGCTCTGAAATCCTGGATGAAGAACGGAAGTTTCGTTTTATTAAAGGTCCGGTGTTTGCCAATATTATTCTGGCCGATGAGATTAACCGTACTCCTCCTAAAACTCAATCAGCCCTGCTGGAAGCCATGCAGGAAAAGGCAGTAACAGTAGCAGGGAAAACATTTAAACTTGATGAACCTTTTTTTGTCCTTGCTACACAAAACCCTATTGAACAGGAAGGTACGTACCCATTACCCGAAGCACAGCTTGACAGGTTTATGTTTAACATATGGCTTGATTATCCATCTTTCGAACAGGAAATAAATATTGTCAAATCAACAACGACTAATTACAAACCTTCTGTTAACGTGGTTCTTAAAGCCGATGAAATATTAGAATTTCAAAGTATCATAAGAAAAATTCCCGTCCCTGACAATGTATATAATTATGCAATAAAATTGGCCACAATTACTCGTCCTAATACCAATATTGCTCATCCATGGGCAAACAATTATATTTCTTGGGGTGCCGGGCCAAGGGCATCTCAATACCTTATTATTGGCGCTAAATGCAGTGCTGCATTAAACGGGAAATTTTCTCCGGATATTGAAGATGTTCATCAGGTTGCCAGACAGGTATTAAGGCATCGAATCGTGAAAAATTATAAAGCCGAAGCAGAAGGTATCTCAGCAGATACTATAATAGAGGAGCTTATTAAATAA
- a CDS encoding gliding motility-associated C-terminal domain-containing protein, with the protein MLLLSVPEVLATHYMGGEITWECLANGRYRFIMKLYRECGTSVNYYTTETINVSNYLPPTSITMTLRPGSNPMDGLDGALDGKTDISPNCFDPNQEIKCYPQPTLSNTGAIEEWYFTSDAVYPNGVLLSGTPPAAGWIFSHSDCCRNPSTNMVDPTNYNWYLRAIMYSFQGQPAFPCFDNSPVFAEIPSTVICTGYPFRYNHNATDKELDSLSFAWAPAMQSVTLQMGYTPGYSFLSPLPGTAQNPSNIPATMNPYNGEISYTSYTNGAFVTVTKVTAYRCGIKIAEIFREMQIVLLACPGNNVPPDIPGPFYNPVSGIYEYTDTVYAGDVVDFDITIIDNGTLPNGLPQTVTLEASGQEFGTNYTSTTGCVRPPCATLNPPPIISAMYAVATHFHWQTSCDHLTHPVSITGIPGICGTLFNVHNFIIKAYDNNCPAPGIRIATISIVVLPLAVLEPPELKCTKVHDNGDITLNWIPPPDPLNTFNSYHVYYSDSPTGPFVVIDSIFDYNVTSKTYSGLGGNSGQRYFYINTRSGCYGKYFSETNSDTLSTIFLEVTTGGGGEIANITWNPIHEPLPVTSSQWYHIYREYPPGSWNLLDSTTALNYQDTVNICSAFINYRIEISDATGCISVSSVDGENLHDGFPPTLPLLDSVSVDLISGKAVLGWSPSVSADVVKYYIYHKMGAPWYLIDSVDVPQTQYVHLSPSPSDSSVSYRIAAVDSCKKLSQMGLEHKTIYLSPLILNACADKIRLEWTPYINFHPILDGYTIFVSENGSPYTELANVPPTITSFEHIGLNNNSTYCYYIRAFTLNNQKTSSSNTQCALVTKPNPPKYVYLRYATVVNDDYIRIGFFVDTTAYVTMYKVLRSSDGLNYDTIALIPPNNVYANVSYNDMSGDVHQSSYYYKVVVTDSCDLDALESNVGKTIFINGNADDYLYNYIYWSHYEDRLPQAYNIIREVEDYEPFTKIQTLSSSETTMTDDVESYTESSGRFRYYVEATLYDVYDSTFIFYDTVHSNYVLLLQSPRLYMPNAFCPDGINNIIKPIGVFTDKDDYSFIIYNRWGQKLFETADYNVGWDGTFNGDKCEFGIYTYYIKITSAQNKSFVKRGIITLVR; encoded by the coding sequence TTGTTGCTACTCTCAGTGCCTGAAGTGTTGGCAACACATTATATGGGTGGTGAGATTACATGGGAATGCCTTGCTAACGGCAGGTATCGTTTTATCATGAAATTGTACAGGGAATGTGGTACTTCAGTTAATTATTATACCACCGAAACAATTAATGTGAGCAATTATTTACCGCCAACTAGCATAACTATGACTTTACGCCCCGGCAGCAACCCTATGGACGGACTGGATGGGGCTTTGGACGGGAAAACAGATATATCTCCCAATTGCTTTGATCCGAATCAGGAAATTAAATGTTACCCTCAACCAACATTATCTAATACCGGGGCTATTGAAGAATGGTATTTTACCTCTGATGCTGTTTATCCCAATGGTGTGTTGTTAAGTGGAACACCACCTGCAGCGGGTTGGATATTTTCACATTCTGATTGTTGCCGCAATCCGAGTACCAACATGGTTGATCCCACAAATTATAACTGGTATCTTAGAGCTATAATGTATTCTTTTCAGGGACAACCCGCATTTCCTTGTTTTGATAACAGTCCTGTTTTTGCAGAAATTCCCTCCACTGTTATATGTACAGGTTATCCTTTTCGTTATAATCATAATGCTACAGACAAAGAACTTGATTCTTTGTCGTTTGCATGGGCACCGGCTATGCAAAGCGTTACTTTGCAAATGGGTTATACTCCGGGTTATTCTTTCCTAAGTCCCCTGCCCGGTACCGCCCAGAACCCTTCTAACATTCCTGCAACCATGAACCCATACAATGGTGAAATATCTTACACATCTTATACTAACGGCGCTTTTGTTACAGTAACAAAGGTAACAGCTTATCGTTGCGGAATTAAAATAGCAGAAATATTCAGGGAAATGCAAATCGTTTTGCTAGCATGTCCCGGAAACAATGTTCCTCCGGATATTCCCGGCCCATTTTATAATCCTGTTTCAGGGATTTATGAATATACGGATACTGTCTATGCCGGTGATGTGGTAGATTTCGACATCACTATCATTGATAACGGCACACTACCTAACGGATTACCTCAGACGGTTACCTTAGAAGCTTCGGGACAGGAATTTGGTACGAATTATACAAGCACCACAGGATGTGTACGGCCACCATGCGCAACTTTAAACCCACCTCCCATCATATCAGCTATGTATGCTGTGGCTACGCATTTTCATTGGCAAACTAGTTGCGACCACCTTACGCATCCGGTATCAATCACAGGTATTCCGGGTATATGTGGAACGTTATTTAACGTACATAATTTCATTATTAAGGCCTATGATAACAACTGTCCTGCTCCTGGAATTAGGATTGCTACTATTTCAATCGTTGTTTTACCGCTCGCTGTTCTTGAACCTCCCGAATTAAAATGCACTAAAGTTCATGATAACGGAGATATTACTTTGAATTGGATACCTCCGCCTGATCCCCTGAATACATTCAATAGTTATCATGTTTATTATTCTGACTCACCTACAGGACCTTTTGTTGTGATTGATAGTATATTTGATTATAATGTGACTTCAAAAACATATTCAGGGTTGGGAGGGAATAGCGGGCAGAGGTATTTTTATATAAACACACGATCCGGTTGTTATGGGAAGTATTTTTCCGAAACAAACAGCGATACTTTAAGCACAATTTTTCTTGAAGTAACAACAGGAGGAGGTGGTGAGATTGCAAACATAACATGGAACCCAATACATGAACCATTACCTGTTACCTCCTCCCAATGGTATCATATTTATAGAGAATATCCTCCGGGTTCATGGAATCTTTTAGATTCAACAACAGCACTTAATTATCAGGATACTGTTAATATCTGCAGTGCTTTTATTAACTACCGTATTGAAATTTCTGACGCTACGGGCTGTATATCTGTATCTTCAGTAGATGGAGAAAACCTACATGACGGATTCCCACCCACTTTGCCTTTACTTGATAGTGTTAGTGTGGATTTAATCTCAGGGAAAGCGGTGCTGGGTTGGTCCCCAAGTGTCTCAGCAGATGTTGTTAAGTATTATATATATCATAAAATGGGAGCTCCCTGGTACCTGATTGATTCTGTGGATGTACCGCAAACACAATATGTTCATTTAAGTCCCAGTCCTTCCGATTCTTCAGTTAGCTATAGAATCGCTGCCGTTGACAGTTGTAAAAAACTTAGCCAGATGGGGCTTGAACACAAGACAATTTATCTTTCGCCACTGATACTTAATGCCTGCGCTGATAAAATAAGGCTCGAATGGACTCCCTATATTAACTTCCATCCAATACTTGACGGATATACTATTTTTGTTAGCGAAAATGGTAGCCCATATACAGAACTGGCCAATGTGCCGCCAACCATAACATCTTTCGAACACATTGGATTGAATAACAATTCCACTTATTGTTATTACATTAGGGCATTTACACTTAATAACCAAAAGACATCATCATCCAATACTCAATGTGCCTTGGTAACAAAACCAAACCCCCCAAAGTATGTTTATTTAAGATACGCAACAGTGGTGAATGATGATTATATAAGAATAGGATTTTTTGTTGATACAACAGCTTATGTGACCATGTATAAAGTATTGCGCTCTTCAGATGGTTTGAATTATGATACCATTGCCCTGATTCCTCCCAATAATGTATATGCTAATGTAAGCTATAACGATATGTCAGGCGATGTTCATCAGAGTAGTTATTATTACAAAGTAGTTGTTACTGACAGTTGCGACCTAGATGCTTTAGAATCCAACGTCGGCAAAACTATCTTTATAAATGGAAATGCAGATGATTATCTGTATAATTATATTTATTGGAGTCACTATGAGGACCGTTTGCCACAAGCATATAACATAATAAGAGAAGTTGAAGATTATGAGCCTTTTACTAAAATTCAAACACTTTCTTCAAGTGAAACAACTATGACCGACGATGTTGAAAGTTATACCGAAAGCAGTGGCCGTTTCAGATATTATGTTGAGGCTACTCTCTACGATGTTTATGATAGTACTTTTATTTTTTATGATACCGTACATTCAAATTATGTCCTCCTATTACAATCTCCTCGCCTTTATATGCCCAATGCATTTTGTCCTGATGGCATAAATAATATTATTAAACCCATTGGTGTCTTTACCGATAAGGACGATTACAGTTTTATTATATATAACCGCTGGGGCCAAAAACTTTTTGAAACTGCAGATTATAATGTGGGTTGGGATGGGACTTTTAACGGTGATAAATGCGAGTTTGGCATATATACTTACTATATAAAAATCACCAGCGCACAAAACAAGTCATTTGTAAAACGCGGCATCATTACATTAGTTCGCTGA
- a CDS encoding insulinase family protein, translated as MMIDRSIQPELKKIEALDIAEPEALKLDNGIPVFIFRSGNIDIIKVDIVFDAGVYYQPEPLVAGYTNKMLREGSAGYTSFEISEKLDYYGAWLSLSANMDTAKISLSAPCKHIKHVLPLLAEMVNYPAFPEKELMIHSKKDKQTFIEDMGKVNEVAAMYFRRQLFGAQHPYGTIRIAEDYDNLTSEKLLAFHASRYLPSYCRMVISGNINKNLPGLLNQYFGYKSSIKRSRATINSFEPENEKKKKIIRMEGSVQSALRVGKIMVNNTHKDYLKIFISNVLLGGYFGSRLMKNIREDKGYTYGIYSVLTPFRHSGAFFITSEVGADVCKKALQEIYKELKKIRTEPVPNSELDIVKKYLTGRLSRSFDGPFETANCFLSLLGSGLNFKKYYQNYIKTLNSITPDEIMHTCNQYLHENSMLELIAGK; from the coding sequence ATGATGATTGACAGAAGCATACAGCCGGAGCTAAAAAAAATTGAAGCCCTGGATATTGCAGAACCCGAAGCGCTGAAACTGGATAATGGAATTCCGGTTTTTATATTCCGTTCAGGAAATATTGATATTATAAAAGTTGACATAGTGTTTGATGCCGGGGTATATTATCAGCCGGAACCATTGGTGGCTGGTTATACAAACAAAATGCTCCGGGAAGGAAGCGCGGGTTATACTTCATTTGAAATATCGGAAAAACTTGATTATTATGGTGCATGGCTTAGCCTCTCTGCCAATATGGATACAGCGAAAATTTCTTTGTCTGCACCTTGCAAACATATAAAACATGTTTTGCCGCTGCTTGCAGAAATGGTTAATTATCCCGCATTTCCTGAAAAAGAGCTAATGATACATTCTAAAAAAGACAAACAGACTTTTATTGAGGATATGGGGAAGGTGAATGAAGTGGCCGCTATGTATTTTAGGAGACAGTTGTTCGGAGCACAACACCCCTATGGCACCATAAGAATCGCAGAAGATTATGATAATTTAACTTCAGAAAAACTTTTAGCATTTCATGCAAGCAGATATCTGCCTTCGTATTGTAGAATGGTTATTTCCGGTAATATTAATAAAAATTTGCCAGGCCTTCTTAACCAATATTTCGGGTACAAATCCTCCATAAAAAGATCACGCGCAACAATAAATAGTTTTGAGCCTGAAAATGAAAAAAAGAAAAAAATAATTAGAATGGAAGGCAGTGTTCAATCGGCTCTGAGGGTTGGAAAAATTATGGTTAACAATACTCATAAAGACTATCTGAAAATTTTTATTTCAAATGTTTTGCTTGGAGGGTATTTTGGTTCCAGGCTTATGAAGAACATCCGGGAAGATAAAGGTTATACCTATGGCATTTATTCTGTTTTAACTCCTTTCAGGCACTCCGGGGCATTTTTTATTACCTCCGAAGTGGGAGCCGATGTTTGCAAAAAAGCGCTTCAGGAAATATATAAGGAATTAAAAAAAATAAGAACTGAACCAGTGCCTAATTCCGAACTTGACATTGTGAAAAAATACCTTACGGGAAGGTTGTCGCGTTCTTTTGACGGACCATTTGAAACAGCAAATTGTTTTTTATCCCTTCTTGGCTCCGGATTGAATTTTAAAAAATATTACCAAAATTATATCAAAACATTAAACTCAATAACTCCTGATGAAATAATGCATACCTGCAATCAATACCTGCATGAAAATTCCATGTTGGAATTAATAGCTGGAAAATAA
- a CDS encoding peptidylprolyl isomerase, with product MKIIQKALIIFLIFLHSLSANAQSDTGKIIIDQVAAVIGNNVILFSDIENEYIQALLQGNTTGSIIKCGILEEIMFQKLLLTQADIDSITVTDKQVDSEIDRRIRYFISQVGTQEKLEQYFNKTILEIKEDLRDKIRDYLLIQNVQSKLTQDVKITPSDVTDFFNSIPPDSLPLIGSQIEIAQIVKKPVISETEVLAVKDKLKALRDRILKGEDFAVMANLYSEDPGSNRKGGELGFVGRGEFFPEFESAAFSLKPGEISPIIKTKKGFHIIQMIERRGEYINVRHILMSPKANPSEMTKSLQELNRIAELIKKDSVTFEKAAILYSDDPSKLNGGKLTNPYTGDTKFAPEEIDPLIYLAVEKMNVGEMSAPTIFTDEEGVQAYRIIMLKSRMDPHTANLKDDYPQIQNLALQVKQNDAINKWVMEKTKNTYIYIADIYNDCKLKFDWITNE from the coding sequence ATGAAAATAATTCAAAAAGCATTAATTATATTCCTGATATTTTTACATTCACTTAGTGCAAACGCACAATCCGATACTGGGAAAATTATAATTGATCAGGTTGCAGCTGTAATCGGAAACAATGTCATACTCTTTTCAGATATTGAAAATGAATACATACAGGCTCTTTTGCAGGGAAATACTACCGGAAGCATTATCAAATGCGGCATACTTGAAGAAATAATGTTTCAGAAATTACTTCTGACTCAGGCGGATATTGATAGTATAACAGTGACCGACAAGCAGGTTGACAGTGAGATTGACAGACGGATTCGGTATTTTATCAGTCAGGTAGGAACACAGGAAAAACTGGAACAATACTTTAATAAAACTATACTGGAAATTAAAGAAGATTTGCGAGACAAAATTCGGGATTATCTGTTAATACAAAATGTGCAATCAAAACTCACACAGGATGTTAAAATTACTCCATCTGACGTAACTGATTTTTTCAACAGTATTCCACCTGACAGTCTCCCTTTGATTGGTTCTCAGATTGAAATTGCGCAAATTGTAAAAAAGCCTGTAATCAGTGAAACTGAGGTTCTGGCTGTAAAAGATAAATTAAAAGCATTGCGTGACCGTATTTTAAAAGGTGAAGATTTTGCTGTTATGGCAAATTTGTATTCTGAAGATCCAGGGTCAAACAGAAAAGGCGGAGAATTAGGATTTGTAGGCAGGGGTGAGTTTTTCCCTGAATTTGAATCTGCGGCCTTTTCTCTAAAACCCGGAGAGATTTCACCCATTATTAAAACAAAAAAAGGCTTCCATATTATTCAAATGATAGAAAGAAGGGGAGAATATATTAATGTCAGACACATTCTGATGAGTCCAAAAGCAAACCCTTCCGAGATGACAAAATCACTTCAGGAGCTCAACAGGATTGCCGAGTTAATAAAGAAAGACTCTGTTACATTTGAGAAAGCAGCAATTCTTTATTCTGATGATCCTTCAAAGCTAAATGGCGGTAAACTCACCAACCCATATACTGGTGATACCAAGTTTGCCCCGGAAGAAATTGACCCATTGATATATCTTGCCGTAGAAAAGATGAATGTTGGAGAAATGTCAGCTCCTACAATATTCACTGATGAAGAAGGGGTGCAAGCATATAGGATAATAATGCTTAAATCGCGAATGGACCCACACACAGCAAACCTCAAGGATGATTACCCGCAAATCCAAAACCTTGCATTACAAGTTAAACAAAATGATGCTATTAATAAATGGGTAATGGAAAAGACAAAAAATACGTACATATACATAGCTGACATTTATAATGATTGCAAACTTAAGTTTGATTGGATAACAAATGAATAA